A stretch of Planococcus citri chromosome 5, ihPlaCitr1.1, whole genome shotgun sequence DNA encodes these proteins:
- the LOC135847761 gene encoding uncharacterized protein LOC135847761 isoform X2, translated as MNIKIQTFHILFAVWLACGQNGSSEQTMAKSSEELLAYIDLHNLSVVRAVPPYEDFKKIFKSRRDFEKKYCDAVNDMANLHNEIDDMSEENHYLREVTPHSDFLCALDFMKHDLTDIAKNVAGVDYVDHYMPLKEWPFRIQEIRRIYDEFEKGRMYRSMRGEGEDPRKTDNVAYSKWCEFVTTDRYDLGFTNNAIRATEYDKWNEVKDTWRSVAGHLHGNLSEYFNNLDPDLRKLRYNNDKRNFSLTFSAIIQRGYRLSCYFEDEKRHQLDAELKSKYSNRTRLFFQTAIQRIEQDWYFPMEHIDMFNILINATHSDPARKIDHMFAALKIPVEYHDHFIIPGKRGCGKASYVTKRERKYSTKLTPPVETITPSRLNLKKP; from the exons ATGAAcataaaaatacaaacatttCACATTTTGTTCGCCGTTTGGTTAGCTTGTGGGCAAAATGGAAGCAGTGAGCAGACGATGGCAAAAAGCTCCGAGGAGTTACTAGCTTACATTGATTTACATAATTTATCTGTGGTGCGTGCTGTTCCCCCCTATGaagattttaagaaaatttttaaaagcagacGCGATTTCGAGAAAAAGTACTGCGATGCGGTGAATGATATGGCCAACTTGCATAACGAAATTGATGACATGAGCGAAGAGAACCATTATTTAAGAGAAGTCACG CCTCATTCAGATTTTCTCTGTGCATTGGATTTTATGAAGCATGATTTGACGGATATCGCCAAAAACGTAGCTGGTGTTGATTATGTGGACCATTACATGCCTTTAAAAGAATGGCCATTTCGTATTCAAGAAATACGGAGGATCTATGATGAATTCGAAAAAGGCCGGATGTATCGAAGTATGAGGGGTGAAGGTGAAGACCCTAGAAAAACGGATAATGTTGCTTACAGCAAGTGGTGTGAATTTGTAACAACTGATCGCTATGATCTAGGATTCACAAACAATGCAATACGAGCAACAGAATATGATAAATGGAATGAAGTTAAAGACACGTGGAGGTCTGTAGCTGGTCACCTGCACGGAAATCTATCGGAATATTTCAATAATCTAGATCCGGATCTCAGAAAACTGAGATATAATAATGACAAGCGGAATTTTTCATTAACTTTTTCGGCAATAATTCAACGAGGTTACCGATTATCGTGTTATTTCGAGGACGAGAAACGCCACCAGCTTGATGCGGAGTTGaagtcaaaatattcaaatagaaCACGGCTCTTTTTTCAAACAGCCATTCAACGCATCGAACAGGATTGGTATTTCCCGATGGAACATATCGATATgttcaatattttgataaatgctACTCACAGTGACCCTGCTAGAAAAATTGATCACATGTTTGCAGCTTTGAAAATACCTGTCGAGTATCATGATCACTTTATAATCCCGGGAAAAAGAGGATGTGGGAAAGCGTCATATGTTACAAAACGCGAAAGAAAGTACTCAACAAAGTTAACTCCTCCTGTAGAAACGATAACACCTTCGAGGCTAAATCTCAAGAAACCTTAA